In Ovis canadensis isolate MfBH-ARS-UI-01 breed Bighorn chromosome 3, ARS-UI_OviCan_v2, whole genome shotgun sequence, one DNA window encodes the following:
- the CYRIA gene encoding CYFIP-related Rac1 interactor A isoform X3, whose amino-acid sequence MRNPAIQNDFSYYRRTISRNRINNMHLDIENEVNNEMANRMSLFYAEATPMLKTLSNATMHFVSENKTLPIENTTDCLSTMTSVCKVMLETPEYRSRFTSEETLMFCMRVMVGVIILYDHVHPVGAFCKTSKIDMKGCIKVLKEQAPDSVEGLLNALRFTTKHLNDESTSKQIRAMLQ is encoded by the exons ATGAGGAACCCAGCTATTCAGAATGACTTCAGCTACTACAGAAGGACCATCAGTCGCAATCGCATCAACAACATGCAT CTAGACATTGAGAATGAAGTCAACAATGAGATGGCCAATCGAATGTCCCTGTTCTATGCAGAAGCCACGCCGATGCTGAAAACCCTCAGCAATGCCACCATGCACTTTGTCTCTGAA AACAAAACCCTGCCAATAGAGAACACCACAGACTGCCTCAGTACAATGACAAGCGTTTGTAAAGTCATGCTGGAAACTCC ggaatacaggagtaggtttaCCAGTGAAGAAACGCTGATGTTCTGCATGAGGGTCATGGTGGGGGTCATCATCCTCTACGACCACGTGCACCCCGTGGGAGCTTTCTGCAAGACATCCAAGATCGAT ATGAAAGGCTGCATAAAGGTTTTGAAGGAACAGGCCCCAGACAGTGTGGAGGGGCTACTGAATGCCCTCAG GTTCACTACAAAGCACTTGAATGATGAATCGACTTCCAAACAGATTCGAGCGATGCTTCAGTAA
- the CYRIA gene encoding CYFIP-related Rac1 interactor A isoform X2, which produces MGNLLKVLTREIENYPHFFLDFENAQPTEGEREVWNQISAVLQDSESILADLQAYKGAGPEIRDAIQNPNDIQLQEKAWNAVCPLVVRLKRFYEFSIRLEKALQSLLESLTCPPYTPTQHLEREQALAKEFAEILHFTLRFDELKMRNPAIQNDFSYYRRTISRNRINNMHLDIENEVNNEMANRMSLFYAEATPMLKTLSNATMHFVSENKTLPIENTTDCLSTMTSVCKVMLETPEYRSRFTSEETLMFCMRVMVGVIILYDHVHPVGAFCKTSKIDMKGCIKVLKEQAPDSVEGLLNALRFTTKHLNDESTSKQIRAMLQ; this is translated from the exons ATGGGAAACCTGCTCAAAGTCCTTACCAGGGAAATTGAAAACTACCCACATTTTTTCCTGGATTTTGAAA ATGCCCAGCCcacagaaggagagagggaagtaTGGAACCAGATCAGCGCCGTGCTCCAGGATTCCGAGAGCATCCTCGCAGACCTGCAGGCGTACAAGGGCGCAGGGCCAGAGATCCGAGAT GCCATCCAAAATCCCAATGACATTCAGCTTCAGGAAAAAGCTTGGAATGCAGTGTGTCCTTTGGTCGTGAGGCTGAAGAGATTTTATGAGTTTTCCATCAGGCTAG AAAAAGCTCTTCAGAGTTTATTGGAATCTCTGACCTGTCCACCCTACACACCAACCCAGCACCTGGAGCGGGAGCAGGCCCTGGCCAAGGAATTTGCGGAGATTCTGCATTTCACCCTTCGATTTGATGAGCTGAAG ATGAGGAACCCAGCTATTCAGAATGACTTCAGCTACTACAGAAGGACCATCAGTCGCAATCGCATCAACAACATGCAT CTAGACATTGAGAATGAAGTCAACAATGAGATGGCCAATCGAATGTCCCTGTTCTATGCAGAAGCCACGCCGATGCTGAAAACCCTCAGCAATGCCACCATGCACTTTGTCTCTGAA AACAAAACCCTGCCAATAGAGAACACCACAGACTGCCTCAGTACAATGACAAGCGTTTGTAAAGTCATGCTGGAAACTCC ggaatacaggagtaggtttaCCAGTGAAGAAACGCTGATGTTCTGCATGAGGGTCATGGTGGGGGTCATCATCCTCTACGACCACGTGCACCCCGTGGGAGCTTTCTGCAAGACATCCAAGATCGAT ATGAAAGGCTGCATAAAGGTTTTGAAGGAACAGGCCCCAGACAGTGTGGAGGGGCTACTGAATGCCCTCAG GTTCACTACAAAGCACTTGAATGATGAATCGACTTCCAAACAGATTCGAGCGATGCTTCAGTAA
- the CYRIA gene encoding CYFIP-related Rac1 interactor A isoform X1 — translation MGNLLKVLTREIENYPHFFLDFENAQPTEGEREVWNQISAVLQDSESILADLQAYKGAGPEIRDAIQNPNDIQLQEKAWNAVCPLVVRLKRFYEFSIRLEKALQSLLESLTCPPYTPTQHLEREQALAKEFAEILHFTLRFDELKMRNPAIQNDFSYYRRTISRNRINNMHLDIENEVNNEMANRMSLFYAEATPMLKTLSNATMHFVSENKTLPIENTTDCLSTMTSVCKVMLETPEYRSRFTSEETLMFCMRVMVGVIILYDHVHPVGAFCKTSKIDMKGCIKVLKEQAPDSVEGLLNALRWKKLKFREVNSLGKSSHNRWLSQD, via the exons ATGGGAAACCTGCTCAAAGTCCTTACCAGGGAAATTGAAAACTACCCACATTTTTTCCTGGATTTTGAAA ATGCCCAGCCcacagaaggagagagggaagtaTGGAACCAGATCAGCGCCGTGCTCCAGGATTCCGAGAGCATCCTCGCAGACCTGCAGGCGTACAAGGGCGCAGGGCCAGAGATCCGAGAT GCCATCCAAAATCCCAATGACATTCAGCTTCAGGAAAAAGCTTGGAATGCAGTGTGTCCTTTGGTCGTGAGGCTGAAGAGATTTTATGAGTTTTCCATCAGGCTAG AAAAAGCTCTTCAGAGTTTATTGGAATCTCTGACCTGTCCACCCTACACACCAACCCAGCACCTGGAGCGGGAGCAGGCCCTGGCCAAGGAATTTGCGGAGATTCTGCATTTCACCCTTCGATTTGATGAGCTGAAG ATGAGGAACCCAGCTATTCAGAATGACTTCAGCTACTACAGAAGGACCATCAGTCGCAATCGCATCAACAACATGCAT CTAGACATTGAGAATGAAGTCAACAATGAGATGGCCAATCGAATGTCCCTGTTCTATGCAGAAGCCACGCCGATGCTGAAAACCCTCAGCAATGCCACCATGCACTTTGTCTCTGAA AACAAAACCCTGCCAATAGAGAACACCACAGACTGCCTCAGTACAATGACAAGCGTTTGTAAAGTCATGCTGGAAACTCC ggaatacaggagtaggtttaCCAGTGAAGAAACGCTGATGTTCTGCATGAGGGTCATGGTGGGGGTCATCATCCTCTACGACCACGTGCACCCCGTGGGAGCTTTCTGCAAGACATCCAAGATCGAT ATGAAAGGCTGCATAAAGGTTTTGAAGGAACAGGCCCCAGACAGTGTGGAGGGGCTACTGAATGCCCTCAG atggaagaaactgaaatttagaGAAGTCAACTCACTTGGCAAAAGTTCTCACAACAGATGGCTGAGCCAAGATTAA